The Pieris rapae chromosome 1, ilPieRapa1.1, whole genome shotgun sequence genome contains the following window.
gtataataatgtatcagattcaacaatttttaatatgcagACTAGAAAACCATATGAATATTTGCACCTATGTTACTTCCAAATGTATGCTATGTCAAAAGCAGCATCAGCttcttatacatttttagttaCTAATCCAGACGATCcaaaaatgaagaaaaacTTAGACTATTATTTGGAGCAGCCTGAAGTTGACATAAACGAGGTGGTTGACCTTGAAAGTGATGACTATCAAATACTTTACAGACTGGGTCTTAAATCATATCACGCCAAGAAATGGGGTGAAACAATTGCCAATATGGAAGAAGCATTAAATGATTATCTGTCTTGGGAAAACAACTGTCGAATGGAATGTGAGCGCCAGCCCGAACAAGAGTGGTCACcggaaataacaattacaatatCAAATTACATGGCGTCACTTCTAATTTGTAAGCAAACCTGCCAAGATGAACTGAAACCGCTTTACAATTCTGGTGTTGAATTTATTGCCGacctattaaattatatacagatATCGTATTACAATTTAGACAGGCTGGACGATATGGGGAAAGCAGTAGCCACCTATTTACTTCTGTTGCCAAATGATGAAGATATGTtggaaaataagaa
Protein-coding sequences here:
- the LOC110995838 gene encoding cartilage-associated protein-like; the encoded protein is MLRSRVAIILLIASSVQVESLKFSSLDLVYKKGVEAYSNERWSECIVQLEESLHLYKVYKRILINCRLKCKHDAQFTRIQDNIEDLKIYELYFNARQCLINCNNHAFEDVRMYNNVSDSTIFNMQTRKPYEYLHLCYFQMYAMSKAASASYTFLVTNPDDPKMKKNLDYYLEQPEVDINEVVDLESDDYQILYRLGLKSYHAKKWGETIANMEEALNDYLSWENNCRMECERQPEQEWSPEITITISNYMASLLICKQTCQDELKPLYNSGVEFIADLLNYIQISYYNLDRLDDMGKAVATYLLLLPNDEDMLENKKIYSTLINESAFVVRSDVVHYLKRDTYEKQLITFFRQENHSNDVETTNKV